AATGTAAAATCTCAAATCTGGCTTTGTAATTccgattgaaaaaaaaaatgtggacATTTTTTACTTATTTGACTTAGACAATATATGCAAAGAGAATGAATCAAACTGATTAAAAATTTAAGGCGTAAAAAATTTCCACGATGATTGATGCCCCCATGTTGAATTCACTTGTCCTCGAAAACATACAAAACGTGTCCGcgacagaaaaaaagaaaaaggaaaGAAAGAGGAGCCGGATAATTGAATGGGGAATCTTTTCAGAACGGTATACGGAAGTAACGGGTGTCAAGACACCAAGTCGATTCCTTCAAGAAATCTTCGTAACACCGCGACAATCTCGAAACAAAAAAGGCCGATGCAAATTTGCCGATTAACGGGAGTCGAGACATTCTTGCGGTTGAATAGGGCGCTAACATCCCGTCTGCACGGTACCAAAAGCGTATCAAAAGCCCCCTTTACACTTCACAAAAAGCGACTCAATCAAAGCCTTGACAAATATCCCTGAACTGAAATTCGAGATAGAAAAATAGTCTTGAATATAAGGGAAGTACGAGACGTCTAGTTATGAAATTTCAAAACGCACGCTGACATTAAAATTTCACGAACACAAAAGCAGCAGGAACAGCAGGCCAGACTGGCAGCGGCGGTTCGGAAACGCCACTGACACGAGTTTCAGGTGAAACATTTATGTCAAGAGGACAGCCACTTcgggtcacattttacacatgttACTTTCAGAAATACAATCAAAGAAAAACACAGAAACTAAGTCCAATGACCAAGTCGTCGAATTTCGACGTCTGCTACGCCGAAAACGGCGCGGAGACAATGAAAACTCCACGACTAATTATCATTATAGAGACGCTCATAATTAACGGCGGGCCACAACACGTCGCAATTAAAAAATACCCATCAAGCTACAACACGAACTACACTAAGAAAACTCACTGTTTAGAAGCTCCGTTCTCCGTGATTCGGGGAACTTTCCGCCGCTTGACGAACCGGAGGTCACATGGAATATAAGAACTGGGAAATCGCCGACTCCAACAACAAATGCTAGGTGAAAAATAAAGAGCTAAAAATAACCAAATGAAAATTCGATATTATTATTTTGCTAATTATTCCAAAATGGCTGGAAGGCATCAATGGGCATGCGTAATAAGCGAAAGACAATTTACATCTCATTAACATAAATTCCCACCCTCAGATAAGTCGTGCGCGCTACGAAATTGTACTATAGGTCAGTAAAAAACTCACTTAAAATACTTTCTTAAACACTCTTTTTCGGCACACACAACTTTTTATGGAAGATTCGCTAACTTTACGCCGGGAAAACCGCGTCAAATCAAATTGCCCACGTGATCGCTTTTCGACCCTATTTGCATAGAGCCTGTCTCGCGCCTGATTTTCCCACCCATTTCCGCCTTATTGAAGTATAGTATAACTAATTCAAGTCCCTTCAAACACTCATAAATACTTGTTTTCTATTGGCCTGCTATCGCTATTTCGATAGTCGACGTGATTTGTACCTATGATTTCGTAAAATCCGCGGGAATCTGTCGCTCAGACGATTTACAAGTCACGTGATTTATTTGACCTGAAAAGTCGCATACCAGTATAGTACGTGAGGAAACCACGCTTACCTATCACTAACCACTGCCTGACTGCGTCGGTATGAACTTGTCGGTATCGCACCCGTCGAGTCAAATCAAACGTTGGCAGCCGAGTAACGTAAAGTTGGAAAAATTTTCTCAGTCGCGCTAATTAGCGAAATGCAAATCACCGCATGTGACAGGTCAAGGGCAGAGGAAGTGACGTAATTATGGCGGGTTGCATGGAATCGCTTGTCTATGTCTGGGCCTCAATTAGCAGATGTAAATGTGATGGTATCACTTGATTAATGTTAAAAATTTACACGTTTGTGTGCTTAAAATTACAAACAATCAAAATTTCGTGTAACGAGAATGTCTGAAGCCACCAAAAATGAAGTCAGATCGCCAACAATGATCGAAGTGGAGAGAAAATTCAGCCTGAAAGGCGACTGTGAGCGGAAACTCCTAGAGGTGGGCGCTGCTTGTTTGCAGCAGAAGTCATTTGAGGACTCGTACTACGATACGGACAGCTATGACTTGACGCTTGCAGATTTCTGGTTACGACAAAGAGAAGGTCAGTGGGAGTTAAAATCACCTCCTGAACACCGTGATGTCGAAAGCAAGTCCGCGCAATACGCCGAAACAAGCGCGGCGGACGAGATCTTGCAGAAGATAtctgccattttgaaaacaCGTTCACTCGTTTCTGAATGTGATAGCGAGACGGCAGATCAGATTGCAGTTTTTGTAAAGCAGTGTGGACTGAAACCATTTGCTGTCTTCAGAACAGATCGGAAGACGTATACTTTGGACGGGGGCTTCCACATTGATCTGGACGAAACGGACTTCGGATATCGAGTTGGGGAAATCGAGTTGACCGTGGAACAGGACGGGGATGTTGCTGCGGCTCTTCAAAAAATCGACGCTGTCGCAGAGAAActaggtaagtaggtaaaagTCTGAGTATAGAAGCAAACACAACGATACACAGAACGAAACTGTGTTCGAAAAGTCTCCCGAACAGTATGTGTGCTAACTAAAAGGGGGACAAATGCAACAACTGTAATCACCAATGGCGGTTAAACATGGAAGCGCTTACCATCCAATTAAAAACAAtctctggaaagtcatttctaAAGAAGTAGGGTCTCCCCAAATAGAGATAGAACCCAACACTATATCAGGATTTGATGAATAACAAACTGATGTCATTTAAATGGTTGTTGGGAACTTCAAGTTCTAATTGCTGCGCTGAGCCCCCCACGATCGCTACCGTATTAACATTTAACAAGTGTTGTTATGTAACACGTTGATTTGTTTACATAGTGCGGTTGTCTGTATGGTCTGGTCATTGACATGTTACCGCTATCGATTGCATTAATATGCAGCGTGCATTGTTTTCGGCTATCAACTTGAGACAATAACGGCGTTAAAAGGATTAGGAAAGTagattaaaatatacatatagcgGAACCCAGTTATAGCGTTGTTTTTCATGTAGATTTCAGCTGTAGCCGGATATGAGGCATGCTGTTTTTGGTCAGCCGACCTGCGATGATCTGTTGACCCGCACTGTCCGAGCAGACTTGGATACGATCCAAACCGCAGCTTAGTTGGCAGTATAAAGATGACTCACTCCATCTGATGTTGGCAGAAGGGCTTATATAACAGAACTATAGCAACGGAGTAATGTTAATTGTTATAGACTGTCCTCGTGTGACATCGTGTTATTCTGATGGCATAGGCTTTAGTGATGTATGGCCCAATAAAGTGAATTGCAGAGATTCACAGGGAAAAAGGATATTGTAGATGAAGCAAAGCTAATCACTTTAATATCTAATTTTGTCTCCATTGGGGTTTCTTGTACTTAGGAGTTATGTGTTTGGAAGATGTGTAATACATATGTGGTATGCAGTATGCAAATAGATGGAATGGATGACCTCACTGCTGGGGTCAACATGCTACTTTTAATACATTCCAGCAATTGTATGTTGTAGCAACTACCCATACTTAGTATCAATTTCAGTGGTTTTCAAGCTTAACCCAAACAAGGTTTTGAGACTGGATATTTAGATTAAAAAGATGGCTTCTGATTCtctgggtaaaaaaaaaaaaaaaggtatgtTTTTTCAGTGAATGGAGAATACGGActaatgaaagtgaaaattgtAGTCGTATGGTTGGACCCATATGCTGTGTAACAACACACATGACACAAAATCACTATAAGCTTGTTAACAATGAGATGCATCTTTTTAATACCATCAAGAGATGCTGTTCTCTGCTTGTGTATTTTATGTGTGTGGTAACAAGCAAAggaattatgcaaatgtatgaaatgaattgaactgttgattgcatcaGCAGAGAGTGTTTATTCAGAAAATCAACTAAAAGGGATTATGTTTCTGACTCTGCATATATGCTGTGTGTCAAGAATAAATTCACCGATTTGGAATAAAATTGTTCATTTCAATTTCTCGGTGATCATGTTGAAAATTCGTTATTTCAATAAAagaaacttttcaaaacaatgaatgaaatgaacatgacAAGAAGACAGGGACAGTGAGTTTACAACTcgttttttattctatttttttattttaagagAAGAAGTAgaatgaaatgtatattttaggGGGCACCCAGCATATTCTGTTTGTTTCACAGTATTtgcttttttaaaaaacaaaaacaagaacaaaaaaaaaagaatggtACAATGGAACTGAATCGTGAATGTGAATGATTTTGTATTAAGGACAATATGATATCTACATTTTGGACATGAACAAAATTTTACATCAGGACAAAATGAAATCCACACTTGGactaaatgaaatgtacattttgaacaTAATGAAATGCACACTTTTGGACCACACACATAATTtacaattttggacaaaataAAATCTGCATTTTGAACAGAATGAAATGTATACTTTTGGACGAAATGAAATCTATATTTTAGACCAAATGAAATGGACATTTATGTCAAAACTAACCCTACAGTTTgcatatatgtttgtatttttattagTATTTTGAATCAGGAAATAATTTCTCAGACGTAAAACAAAGACATTTGAAGTGGAACTAAACTATACATAATCACATACAAAGTATCGTAGTTCTGAGCAGATCAAATTAGTATATTTTGCCACAAACAGCCTCATACTCTTGATCAGTCTGTACATTTTGTTGATGACATTTCACAggacaaaatgaaataacagaaTTAGTTGCATGGGACGGAAATAGACATGGTTTTTACACTTGTAAGGAGGACCAAGATGAAATCTACATTTCCAAGATACCATAATGTGTGTCcgttaattcatttttttttgtttatcctTCAATACATGCCACGTTGTCTAGTACAGATTTGTCTTATCAGAACAACTATTTATCTCCTTGTCTGAGATCTACCCAAGCATTATCTCTCAAACTCTAGTATTGATTACATGTCAAACTTCAGATTTGAAGCCCAGGCACCCCAAGGAGTCTTGCTGTAAATCCCCCTTTCCTGGGTCTCGGAACAGATtcttatatttgtgtgtatgacTACTTAACTGACAAAATACTTTCCTAGCATTCCCTCAAGTAGTGTGGTACAATCTCAATGTTTAGTGCCTATTATGAGTCTCTCTATACAAACTCATATCTTTTTACCTATCACTGTCTCTTGACTATTCTGgcttattttgttgttgtctaGCCTCCTGTGTCAAGCTGTCAATATAACGGTCCTCCCTGTGCGTCCCCGTATTTCTCATCGATAAGTTGGGTTTTAGTTTCATTAATGATATATGTTCAAgggagaaaataatattttcgaCCATTCCTGGCATTGTAAcgattttgcattttttttcactCCTTCTAATTCCTAGCACGTGAATAATTGCCAATTGCTATCAatacaatattattttgatCTTGTCTTTCTGTATTTTCGTTTTTTCTGACTTTACTCTTGTAAGGAATGCATGATTAAACCTACACACACCCTTAGCTTAAAATCTGtatgtgaaatatacatatcacCCTTACATCTGGCACTcaaaatttttaatttaaattttcacAAGTTCGACTCCATTATCTTGGCAGTGAAGTGAACTAATTAAATTCCTGTATTGTTATAAgggcattgatttttttttcttttcataatgacattttgttgttgtattgtaGACTTTGGCAACATTGAGGCAGCTGTGCCAGTGGGTATTTTGCCTGAAAGTATGCTGATAGTAGGCCAAGAAGAATCAGTTGATTCTTaaaaaaatgtaagtaaaaAAAAGAATGGTTTCATATCTTTACAGGAGCTCAACACCTTTTTAACAGTCTGGATAAAGGAtgcaaatttgtaaaaaaatgtaagtTGAAAAAAAGGATAGGCTAACATGAAGTTCAAGTTAAAATTTGTTAGTAGGGGTACAGTAAGCAGAGGTCAATGTTTGAACCTCATGTCTGCATTATTTTCCATGATGTGACAGCTCAAATttataaagggggggggggggtgtcacacATAATTGCATATGGCAAAAGCAATATCACTTGTATACAAGGCATGTTACTTCAGTACTGTTGTAGTACACCCCCTCAGTCACcctgattatgcaaattagggatcACTGAAAATCATACCTTCATATTCCAAAAAAAGTTGACTCTATGAATAGAAATTTCGTTCATGACAAAATTTGTATGGTAGATTTTGAGACGTGTGAGAAAAACAAAtaagttttcaaattttgttatcGGCCCATCCATTCAAACAATATGACCTTTTGACCCTTTCTTGTACTGTAGTAGTGTAGGAATACTTTTGagtacatttttacatgtacgATTTTTCCATGTTTCGTAGAGGTAAGGAGTTGTAAACTTCAAGAACTGTATGTTCAAGCTCATGTCTAGTCTAAAATTGGTGGAAGGTGCATGGCCAGTGTCTGATTACTGAGTGGTTTGGTGAGTGAAATGCAATAAAAAGTGGTCTAGGAATAGTTGTACTCAAGTCAATCTGTAAATCCATGCTGTCCTTCAGGCTATTGGTAATTTCTACCACCCATCTTATTCTTTAGGCAGGGCTGCAATCTAAGCTTCTATGCTTGGTAGTCAAGTGAACAGATTTTGCTGCAATTTCCTATCAATTTCTATTGGGTCTAACAGACTACTAGGGTACTGCTATATAAAGGTGATTGTCTAGAATCAAGCTACGATGTttagcagtgtttttgctaagggcggtaagtaggtaaaatctacctgggttcccaaacaaaattaccatagactctatggcgAAGttctgccatttttacccctttctccctttctgttaccagggttatcCAACCATGGCAAAAACACTGTTATGTTCTgtagactactgctaatttggtagtctagatacaatgtttaatagtctatgtgacctggactactgctaatttggtagtctagatacaatgtttagtagtctatgtggcCTGGACttctgctaatttggtagtctagatacaatgtttagtagtctatgtgccctggactagaGCTAATTGGGTAGTCTGGATACACTGTTTTAATAgactatgtgccctggactactgttaatttggtagtcaagatacaatgtttagtagtctatgtggcCTGTACTACTGCTAAATTTGAGCTCTGCCAATATCAGAGCTTGTATTGAACTTGTATGCACGGTAGCCagatttagccaagtgaactgtttcaacTAGTTTTCTATTAATTTCTATCTAACAGACTACTACCATATAAAGTTATATAGTCTAGACTAGATCCAATGTATATTAGTCTATGTTCCCTAGCCTACTTCTAAATTTGAGACCTACCAATATCAGAGATTGAATGTATGTTGCCCGATGTCGCCATGTCAACTGTATTATTCTGTACTTCTCTATCATTTCCCATTGGTCTTTTAAACAGACTGCAACCATATAAAGttgatagtctagatactatGTGTagtcaagggggggggggggtgctgtgTGCTGTGTGCTCTAGACTATCgctaattttgagccctggtAGGTCTCAGATTTAAGACTAACAAGGTTTGTTAGTTTTAAAGGGAGAGCTGTGTTTACCATTGAGTGTATTTGTGATAACAGATGAGAAATGTGAAAACATATCTGATTAACTAGTTTGCATACAATTGGCATATCTTTGGACGGTCGCGGTATGCCATATTAGATAGTGAGATAGCTTTATTTTACCATAGAATAATTCACATCATAAATGTATGACTTAGGTCAACAAATTGACATGACTTCACACTAAATGACTGCTTTggcttttcaatttttttttatagtttttattGTGTACTGTATTTGTGAGTGGAAAGATAGGTCAgaatgtcatgagtatgtgcgAATTAGGGTGGGTTGTGGGGGTGATTAtgaagtttttttgtttttttgtgagGAGCAATATATAAATGGATGAGTGGTTTTGTAAGGCTGGTAAGCCGAGTAAAATCTATTGGTTAAATTATGGAATGTTACCAGATCGCTCTCCTCTGTTACTAGGGTTACCAAAACTTGCCAAAACACTGTAGAATGTTGAGAACGAGTGATATGGTAACTAACAGAATTTCATTTCTTGTTTCCTGTATGTGTAAAAATAACTACCTCTGGAAGAGTATGTGGAGTCATTCagctatctgtctgtgtctgtctgtctgtcagtcagtctgtctgtctgtcagtctgtctgcctgtctgtctctgtccccttgtctgtctgtctgtctgtctgtctgtctgtctgtctgtctgtctgtctgtctgtctgtctctgtttctatctctctctctctctctctctctcaatctctctctctctcccctctttCCTCTACCTTTTTCTAGTACTCCTCTATCAAATACAACTTGTTCATCTTTCGTTTGCATAAATAATGTAACAGGTTGCCTGAAACAATACTAATTCTTTTATTGTTCCACTGTTTATTATGTGAGTGACATCCTGTTTGTTATATGTTGTATTTTCCTTTGTGGTGTAAATTTCAGTCAGCATTTGTTATGATAACAGCCATATCTCTGTCTTTTTAAGCTTCCAGTCAGACTAAGAATCATGGCTGTACTAGCAGTGAAATAAATCCATTGTTTGAAACCACTAGATGGTTTTATTGCTCATTTTCATTCCAGCTTaaatattattgtattgtatattaaaaagaaaacagaatgtaaaatgtcctttgtttaaaaaaaaaatgtgatcatGGAGCTTCTGTCAAAATATGAGGACACCCCTAGCCCTAACACTTGTAGGTTACTAACATCTTCAAGTTCATTTGCAAGTTGTGGTCACATCTGTACTATATTTCAATCTCCCCCCACCATCATCCATATGTCAGATCTGAACCCATACATGTTGTGTTTTCTTGTACTTTTTgccaaataataaattatatacatgtaacatgaaaGAATCTCCCTATctgaaattttgaaaagtaGTTAGAGCGTAGTTTGCAGGTGTACTTTATGTAGTTCAATTAGGATTTTACAGGGTTGCTCTTCCAAAATCATatcacatacatgatacatttattcaaatttcaccCTCCCTCAGTTGTGAAAAGCATAATTCATACCCGGGGTAGCAGTACTTGGCTCTTCTGTAAATATAGCATTGGTTGCTCATGTTCCTGTACTTTGTATAGTATTTCCCCTCAGTGGTGGAACCTTGTGTATATCCCATACGCTCGCCACAAATGTAATTCTCGATACCTGAGATAGAATGttactgcctaggtgcatcGTAAAAATAACAGACATTCGATTtcttagtaatgaaattttcaactcacagagtcaaaatatttcttggaagcaaatcccaattTTTTGCAGACGTCTTGTCAGCATCGTCAAGGGTGTACTACAGTGGGCATGTCCCgcattcgatttcttggtcaacaccacAACTTCCGCTCCAcgtgcttcacatgcattactataggcgaGTGTGAAAATAAtttgaccttcttgttctattttgactctctagcatgaggtgaaatgctattgcaggtaccgagaattgtagtttggaaaaaaacaaaaacgaaaGCTAACTAAAACCTTCTTGAGGTTGTACCTGTAAgttgaatttgtaaacaatcTCAGTACCGAGTATGAAGTTGAAGGAAACTTGGGAACATTTTCAGCATATGTTCATAGCCACAAGGTTATAATCGGTCACTTACCAACAAGAAAATCTGTGTTTTCTGAAGATCTGACCTTTTGAATGAATTTTGAAAGTATGGAAAGCGTACAGGTCTAGGTAGTGGTTTTGTTGAAGTTAGAAGATAAAATCTAGGGGAGTTCCCCCACGTATTTACTGGGGTTTCCACCAATATTAAGATACAgggtatgtaaatatatgtaaattttgccaggttttttttttttttttttttttttttttttttgatactAGGGTTCCATACGGTTGTAAAAACCTTGAAATCTGTAGATTTTTAGAATGAGTTTGACGTGAACATATTGGTTATAACTCTTTATCGATAAGCGAATACAAAAAAATAGCTATAATATCCTACTG
This portion of the Glandiceps talaboti chromosome 7, keGlaTala1.1, whole genome shotgun sequence genome encodes:
- the LOC144437518 gene encoding thiamine-triphosphatase-like, yielding MSEATKNEVRSPTMIEVERKFSLKGDCERKLLEVGAACLQQKSFEDSYYDTDSYDLTLADFWLRQREGQWELKSPPEHRDVESKSAQYAETSAADEILQKISAILKTRSLVSECDSETADQIAVFVKQCGLKPFAVFRTDRKTYTLDGGFHIDLDETDFGYRVGEIELTVEQDGDVAAALQKIDAVAEKLGFTSVTRVPGKMDAYLQKHNVAHYEKLVQALVLYEK